Proteins from a single region of Runella sp. SP2:
- a CDS encoding DUF11 domain-containing protein, with product MKNGLFTLAWVGLIWVHCFVPVVAQQLSTNQVNYQLTYDAPSQTYTAWVVPRYATPNSNNSDANEFGATAQVSLKVPKDFVIQNITDIRGTWEKSPLKLGNQPVFASSNLDPNFLYYVIGKTPTEVNYGTFANGTPVALFTFRGNSCQGPVGILAKTDPFVTVAKTLASLNTACSFYSRSGQAISGNVIPLEQFVDKLGPDAACTTPCVKPNAGPDQTLICATTPPTTANLVDAAVGQKWKVLSVQPNTTVSITTPEGLVSGMTASGEYRFVLQVQSDSLTCRDTVSVIIPNCVCPQVNILTPNATACRGRAFSTLNVAISGNNTQGVGAEWFANATGGSALATGLSYTPTGIATVTDTFYVALTGVSGNCLAVPRTPVIVTVQDCNIDLSLTVATSNQQPGLNGNITLTVTVTNEGQNPASGVEVKNILPAGMSFQTFATATGTYNSGTGTWTIGNIAVGQTVTLSIGVQVTQTGVQYFTAEISKADQGDVDSTPNNGVETEDDFDRTCVTVPAPICAGQIFELSIPNGYTNIQWYKDNQLIPNATTSVLQVTQSGTYRFTATNVACPTAGCCSFIFFEGDCCPTKAICVPFTITKVRK from the coding sequence ATGAAAAACGGATTATTTACACTCGCTTGGGTTGGGCTTATTTGGGTTCATTGCTTTGTTCCCGTAGTAGCGCAACAACTCTCGACAAATCAGGTCAATTACCAATTGACCTATGATGCTCCTAGTCAGACTTATACGGCCTGGGTAGTGCCTAGATATGCCACCCCAAATTCTAATAACAGTGATGCAAATGAATTTGGCGCTACAGCGCAAGTCTCGTTGAAAGTTCCTAAAGATTTTGTGATTCAAAACATTACTGATATTCGGGGGACTTGGGAAAAAAGCCCTTTAAAGCTTGGAAATCAACCTGTGTTTGCTTCTTCCAATTTAGACCCGAACTTCCTTTATTATGTGATCGGCAAAACCCCCACTGAAGTAAATTATGGCACATTTGCCAATGGTACACCCGTTGCACTTTTTACCTTCAGGGGAAATTCTTGTCAGGGACCAGTAGGAATTTTAGCCAAAACAGACCCATTTGTAACCGTCGCAAAAACACTTGCATCACTTAATACGGCTTGTAGTTTTTACTCACGCTCTGGGCAGGCTATCAGCGGAAACGTCATTCCTTTAGAGCAGTTTGTAGATAAATTGGGGCCTGATGCTGCTTGTACTACTCCCTGTGTGAAACCTAACGCAGGCCCTGATCAGACCTTAATATGCGCCACCACCCCTCCCACAACAGCCAATTTGGTTGATGCAGCCGTGGGGCAAAAATGGAAAGTATTGAGTGTTCAGCCCAACACGACTGTAAGCATAACCACACCAGAAGGATTGGTGAGCGGCATGACAGCCTCGGGTGAATATCGGTTTGTGTTGCAAGTTCAGTCAGACTCTTTGACCTGCCGTGACACGGTTTCGGTAATAATTCCTAACTGTGTTTGTCCCCAAGTAAATATCCTAACTCCCAATGCCACAGCATGTAGAGGTAGAGCATTTTCAACGTTGAACGTAGCGATTAGTGGAAATAATACCCAAGGTGTAGGTGCGGAATGGTTTGCCAATGCTACGGGCGGTTCTGCTTTAGCCACTGGTTTAAGCTATACACCTACTGGCATAGCCACCGTGACAGATACGTTTTATGTAGCCTTAACGGGGGTTAGTGGTAACTGCCTTGCGGTGCCTCGCACTCCTGTGATTGTAACTGTACAAGACTGTAACATAGACTTATCTCTTACAGTAGCGACCAGCAACCAACAACCAGGCTTGAATGGAAATATTACTTTGACCGTAACTGTCACAAACGAAGGCCAAAATCCTGCTTCAGGGGTAGAAGTAAAGAATATTTTACCAGCGGGTATGAGTTTCCAGACATTTGCAACAGCTACGGGTACATATAATTCAGGTACGGGTACATGGACCATTGGGAATATCGCAGTAGGTCAAACAGTCACTCTATCTATCGGGGTGCAAGTAACGCAGACGGGAGTGCAGTATTTCACCGCAGAAATTTCTAAAGCAGACCAAGGTGATGTCGATTCTACTCCCAACAATGGTGTCGAAACCGAAGACGACTTTGATCGAACTTGCGTGACAGTACCCGCTCCAATTTGTGCTGGACAAATATTTGAACTTTCAATCCCGAATGGCTATACCAACATTCAATGGTACAAAGACAACCAACTTATCCCGAATGCCACTACCTCCGTTCTTCAAGTGACCCAATCAGGTACTTATCGCTTCACAGCGACCAATGTTGCTTGTCCAACGGCAGGGTGTTGTTCATTCATTTTCTTTGAAGGCGACTGCTGTCCTACCAAAGCAATATGTGTGCCTTTCACGATAACAAAAGTAAGGAAATAA
- a CDS encoding alpha-N-arabinofuranosidase: MKKVLLSLVACWLILDVTAQTKITLNSDLAKTQINKHIYGHFAEHLGRCIYGGIYVGEGNTKIPNTAGVRNDVIQALKDLKIPNLRWPGGCFADTYQWKDGIGPKEKRPKMVNVWWGGVTEDNSFGTHDFLDLCERIGAEPYLAGNVGSGTVKDLVDWVSYVNHPGGSPMAELRKQNGREKPWNVQLWGVGNEAWGCGGNMTAEYYANIYRQYATFMADWNNTGKLYRIASGASDGDYQWTETLMKNIPHNMLSGVALHHYSVISWTDKGPSVNFNEQEYFKIMDEAWKMEEFVTRHSTIMDKYDPEKKVALIVDEWGGWYSVEPGTNPGFLYQQNTMRDAMIAGLTLNIFNNHADRVRGANLAQIVNVLQSVILTNEEKMLLTPTYHVMKMYNVHQDALLVPISIESPSYEFQGKKLTAVSASASKNAAGAMTISLTNIDYSKPHEVTINLRGDEFSKVSGQILASAKINDFNSFEQPNKITVKEFAGAKLDKGVLKLTIPAYSVITLTLKK; the protein is encoded by the coding sequence ATGAAGAAAGTACTACTATCGTTGGTCGCCTGTTGGCTGATACTTGACGTAACTGCCCAGACAAAAATTACGCTCAATAGTGACTTAGCCAAAACCCAAATCAACAAGCACATTTACGGGCATTTTGCCGAACACCTTGGGCGTTGTATTTATGGCGGCATTTATGTAGGCGAAGGTAACACAAAAATCCCTAACACAGCAGGGGTTCGTAACGACGTCATTCAAGCCTTAAAAGACCTCAAAATCCCCAACCTTCGCTGGCCTGGTGGATGTTTTGCAGATACATACCAATGGAAAGATGGAATTGGCCCAAAAGAAAAACGGCCTAAAATGGTAAACGTTTGGTGGGGCGGCGTCACTGAAGACAATAGCTTTGGTACGCACGATTTCCTCGACCTCTGTGAGCGTATCGGGGCGGAGCCATATTTGGCTGGGAATGTAGGGAGCGGAACAGTCAAAGATTTGGTCGATTGGGTTTCCTACGTTAATCATCCAGGGGGTAGCCCAATGGCCGAACTTCGTAAACAAAACGGCCGTGAAAAACCTTGGAATGTTCAACTCTGGGGAGTCGGAAATGAAGCCTGGGGCTGCGGTGGAAACATGACAGCAGAATATTACGCGAATATTTACCGCCAATACGCCACGTTTATGGCCGACTGGAACAACACAGGGAAACTCTATCGAATCGCCTCAGGAGCAAGTGACGGCGATTACCAATGGACGGAAACATTGATGAAAAACATTCCTCATAACATGCTTTCGGGGGTTGCGTTGCACCATTATTCTGTCATTAGTTGGACTGACAAAGGCCCTTCTGTTAATTTCAACGAGCAGGAGTATTTTAAAATCATGGATGAGGCCTGGAAAATGGAAGAGTTTGTGACACGACATAGCACCATCATGGACAAATACGACCCCGAGAAAAAAGTGGCCTTGATTGTCGATGAATGGGGCGGCTGGTACAGCGTAGAACCTGGTACCAATCCTGGGTTTTTGTACCAACAAAATACCATGCGCGACGCGATGATTGCAGGTCTAACGCTCAACATCTTCAACAATCACGCTGATCGTGTTCGGGGAGCTAACCTCGCCCAAATCGTCAACGTGCTTCAATCGGTTATTTTAACCAATGAAGAGAAAATGTTGCTCACCCCAACGTACCACGTGATGAAAATGTATAACGTTCACCAAGATGCGCTGTTGGTACCTATCAGCATCGAATCGCCGTCTTATGAGTTTCAAGGGAAAAAACTGACGGCAGTTTCTGCTTCTGCTTCAAAAAATGCCGCTGGTGCCATGACAATCTCCCTAACCAATATTGATTACAGCAAGCCGCACGAAGTTACCATTAATTTACGAGGCGATGAGTTCTCAAAAGTGTCAGGTCAGATACTCGCTTCTGCTAAAATCAATGATTTCAATAGTTTTGAACAACCCAACAAAATCACAGTAAAAGAATTTGCAGGTGCAAAGCTCGATAAAGGAGTGTTAAAACTTACGATTCCTGCCTATAGCGTCATTACACTGACGCTCAAGAAATAA
- a CDS encoding lipid II flippase family protein — MPIPLDIILVCILTVIIHFVAIISLSARIVGVRTKKISSSTSIFNIISLIAQFSNTIQAPLLTKYVEKGITLAQHNDFIFREIIFCATLGTCIGAFAVPTVHRFMKKGVEALYVHRSIFVLLTKSIRKSTFIVLKKSLTLPKIENVYRLKYYDDIPKKMILLNCLVYGFITVSVLSCLYAGYLNPNLRTTSLSMNGFSSGLATIGMLLFIEPYNATLTDKVVDGSVSESYFRRYLTFVIIARVFGTFLGQFLLIPLAKVIAVLVQWL; from the coding sequence ATGCCTATACCATTAGATATTATATTAGTTTGTATTCTGACAGTAATAATTCATTTTGTTGCTATTATAAGTTTATCAGCAAGAATTGTAGGCGTTAGAACAAAGAAAATATCTTCTTCTACTTCTATTTTTAATATTATTAGCTTAATTGCTCAATTCTCAAATACTATTCAAGCCCCCTTATTGACAAAGTATGTTGAGAAGGGCATTACTTTGGCGCAACATAATGATTTTATTTTTAGAGAAATTATATTCTGCGCAACTTTAGGGACGTGTATTGGAGCATTTGCAGTTCCTACGGTTCATCGTTTTATGAAAAAGGGAGTTGAAGCATTGTATGTTCACCGTTCGATTTTTGTGTTACTTACCAAGTCAATTAGAAAATCTACATTTATTGTTCTTAAAAAAAGTTTAACTTTACCTAAGATAGAAAATGTATATCGTTTAAAATACTACGATGATATTCCTAAGAAAATGATTTTACTCAATTGCCTCGTATATGGTTTTATTACAGTAAGCGTTTTATCTTGCTTGTATGCGGGTTATTTGAACCCGAACTTACGAACTACCTCCTTGTCAATGAATGGCTTTAGTTCTGGGTTAGCGACAATTGGAATGTTACTTTTTATTGAACCTTATAATGCAACACTAACTGATAAAGTCGTCGATGGTTCAGTATCAGAGTCTTATTTTAGGCGATATCTTACGTTTGTAATCATTGCCCGAGTATTTGGTACTTTTTTAGGCCAGTTTTTACTTATACCTTTAGCAAAGGTTATAGCTGTATTGGTACAATGGCTTTAA
- a CDS encoding DegT/DnrJ/EryC1/StrS family aminotransferase, whose translation MKHNPYKIVQMFEEEVAEYTGAPYAVSVDSCTNALFLCCKYLSIKEVTIPKRTYISVAQSIIHAGGRVLFEDLDWNGIYQLKPYPIFDSAKRLTSQMYIPNSYMCLSFHIKKHLKIGKGGMILSDNKDAVEWLKKVRYEGRKEVSYEMDDINLLGWNMYMTPVEAAQGLMLMQNLPKHNPDLVEVYPDLSKFSFFR comes from the coding sequence ATGAAGCATAATCCTTACAAAATTGTTCAAATGTTTGAAGAAGAGGTAGCAGAATATACAGGCGCTCCCTATGCAGTTTCAGTTGACTCTTGTACAAACGCTTTATTTTTATGTTGTAAATATTTAAGTATAAAAGAAGTTACAATTCCTAAAAGAACATATATTTCAGTCGCTCAATCAATTATTCATGCTGGAGGACGTGTTTTATTTGAGGACTTAGATTGGAATGGTATTTATCAATTAAAACCCTATCCTATTTTTGATTCTGCAAAAAGGCTTACAAGCCAAATGTACATTCCTAACTCATATATGTGTCTATCATTTCACATCAAAAAACATCTTAAAATTGGTAAAGGCGGAATGATTTTGAGTGATAATAAAGACGCTGTTGAATGGCTAAAAAAGGTTCGATATGAAGGCAGAAAAGAAGTGAGTTATGAAATGGATGATATTAACCTTCTAGGATGGAATATGTACATGACCCCTGTAGAAGCAGCGCAAGGTTTAATGCTTATGCAAAATTTACCTAAACATAATCCTGACCTTGTTGAGGTATATCCTGATTTGTCAAAATTTTCCTTTTTCAGATAA
- a CDS encoding 3-keto-5-aminohexanoate cleavage protein — translation MKKIINLCPTGTQTTKENSLAPIYFNEIIDDVLSCYEVGITLVHLHARDIKGNNTYKREVYQKIIDGIKENAPDLVVGVSLSGRFYSDKVLRAEVLSLQPDLASLTMSSLNFPKSASINDPDTILWLIDEMNKYGVNPEIECFDSGMLNFVNYLLRKNVLAAPLYINVILGNLFNAGTDISTVASIINNLPKGAKVCFGGIGQAQMKANVFGLLEADGVRIGLEDNLYYEGKEKTTNTLLLSRISRIMKNFGYSCMSSSEFRSLGYGNRKTTNFRVK, via the coding sequence ATGAAGAAAATTATCAATTTATGCCCTACAGGAACCCAAACCACTAAAGAGAATTCATTAGCTCCAATTTATTTTAATGAAATAATTGATGATGTGCTATCCTGTTATGAAGTCGGAATTACATTAGTACATTTGCACGCACGAGATATTAAAGGTAACAATACATACAAGCGAGAAGTCTATCAGAAAATTATTGATGGTATCAAGGAAAATGCACCTGATTTGGTGGTTGGGGTCTCACTAAGTGGCCGTTTTTACAGTGATAAGGTTTTAAGAGCAGAAGTTTTAAGCCTCCAGCCCGATTTGGCATCACTTACGATGTCATCCTTGAATTTTCCGAAAAGCGCCTCTATCAATGATCCTGATACAATCCTTTGGTTGATTGATGAAATGAATAAATACGGAGTCAATCCTGAAATTGAGTGTTTTGATTCTGGGATGCTTAATTTTGTTAATTATTTATTAAGAAAAAATGTATTAGCAGCCCCCCTTTACATCAATGTGATTTTGGGTAATTTGTTTAATGCAGGAACTGACATTTCGACGGTAGCGTCAATTATAAACAATCTTCCAAAAGGAGCAAAAGTATGTTTTGGAGGAATTGGGCAAGCACAAATGAAAGCGAATGTCTTTGGATTGTTAGAAGCAGACGGCGTAAGAATTGGACTAGAAGATAATCTTTATTACGAAGGCAAAGAGAAAACGACAAACACCTTGTTACTCTCTCGTATAAGTAGAATTATGAAAAATTTTGGGTATTCGTGTATGAGCTCAAGTGAATTTAGATCATTAGGATATGGAAACAGAAAAACTACTAATTTTAGGGTTAAGTGA
- a CDS encoding MBOAT family protein → MLFNSIDFAIFFPIFFILYWFVTNKNLRLQNFLIVAASYFFYGWWNWRFLFLILFSSLVDYFVGIRLLKQENLTKRKILLCTSILLNLGSLIFFKYYNFFLHNINSVFSLFGAKIQANSLNIILPVGISFYTFQTMSYSIDVYKRKLEPTEDFISFSAFVSFFPQLVAGPIERGAHLLPQFYKKRKFEYTKAIDGMRQILWGLFKKIVIADNCADFANQIFNNSADMNGSTLVVGALFFTFQIYGDFSGYSDIAIGTSRLLGFNLMQNFNFPYFSRDIAEFWRRWHISLSTWFRDYLYFPLGGSRSSTWLKVRNIFLIFIVSGFWHGANWTFIVWGVLNAIYFLPLLLTNNNRNNLETVAQGKLIPSLKEITLMLLTFGLTVFAWIFFRAENIGHAISYVSKIFSPSLFSIPKFSGMSKGLSTLIFIFIFIFIEWKGRDGEYAISNLGLKWKRPIRYAIIIAFFWFGGKEQQFIYFQF, encoded by the coding sequence ATGCTTTTTAACTCAATAGATTTTGCAATATTTTTCCCAATATTTTTTATACTCTATTGGTTTGTAACAAACAAAAACTTGAGACTGCAAAATTTTCTGATAGTTGCAGCAAGTTATTTTTTTTATGGTTGGTGGAATTGGAGATTTCTTTTTTTAATCTTATTCAGTTCACTTGTTGATTATTTTGTTGGTATAAGATTGTTAAAACAAGAAAATTTAACAAAAAGAAAAATACTACTTTGTACAAGTATCTTATTAAACCTAGGATCTCTTATTTTTTTTAAATACTACAACTTTTTTCTTCATAACATCAATAGTGTATTTTCACTTTTTGGGGCAAAAATTCAAGCTAACTCTTTAAATATCATCTTGCCCGTTGGTATTAGCTTTTATACGTTTCAAACTATGAGTTACAGCATTGATGTTTACAAACGAAAACTTGAACCAACAGAAGACTTTATTTCTTTTTCTGCATTTGTTAGTTTTTTTCCACAGTTAGTAGCAGGACCAATTGAAAGAGGAGCACATTTGCTTCCTCAATTTTATAAAAAACGTAAGTTTGAGTATACAAAAGCAATTGACGGAATGCGACAAATACTTTGGGGTTTGTTCAAGAAAATTGTAATTGCTGATAATTGTGCTGATTTTGCAAATCAAATTTTTAACAATTCAGCTGATATGAATGGTAGTACGCTTGTTGTAGGAGCCTTGTTTTTTACCTTTCAAATCTATGGAGACTTTTCTGGTTATTCGGATATTGCAATTGGAACATCCAGGCTTCTGGGATTTAACTTAATGCAAAACTTCAATTTCCCATATTTTTCAAGAGATATTGCGGAATTTTGGAGACGTTGGCATATTTCACTTTCAACTTGGTTTAGAGATTATCTTTATTTCCCGTTAGGTGGTAGTCGCAGTAGTACTTGGTTGAAAGTAAGAAACATATTTCTAATTTTCATTGTAAGTGGTTTTTGGCACGGTGCTAATTGGACATTTATTGTTTGGGGTGTATTAAATGCCATTTACTTTTTACCACTTTTATTAACTAACAACAATCGTAATAATTTAGAGACTGTGGCTCAAGGAAAATTAATTCCAAGTCTAAAAGAAATTACATTAATGTTACTAACCTTTGGATTAACTGTGTTTGCTTGGATATTCTTTAGAGCAGAAAATATCGGACACGCAATAAGCTACGTTTCTAAAATTTTTTCTCCGTCACTTTTTTCAATACCGAAATTTTCGGGAATGTCAAAAGGCCTGTCAACTTTAATTTTTATTTTTATTTTTATCTTTATAGAATGGAAAGGAAGAGATGGGGAATATGCAATTTCTAATTTAGGCTTAAAATGGAAAAGACCTATAAGGTATGCAATTATTATTGCATTTTTTTGGTTTGGAGGAAAAGAACAACAATTTATCTATTTTCAATTCTAG